In Labrus bergylta chromosome 1, fLabBer1.1, whole genome shotgun sequence, one genomic interval encodes:
- the LOC110001296 gene encoding SLAM family member 5-like isoform X2 encodes MIVSSADVKLKSHQSGIKGGSITFPDPLENGLLIFQGSSIAEVKDKKIDILEETYKDRLLWNNKTGLFTIRGLKRNDSGVYSIDPKKGISSKRSHKLTVYESVAAPAVEAVNVSAESCSFLCLVNKTEETTLLWYKDEEIINQSSSALSLPLTVHRHDDTSSYRCVAANPAENKTLHVDVRNICVGLNSGSKSDPNTGRYMIIIPIVLAVIVVLVALFIRWFVLKHKKSTIETQVNRDSDVVYSDVHINADRCSQGRNLPDSTEPDEHLGLRSVYYKLGQHPLSPPETDDHVYDQTTNFPHA; translated from the exons TGATCGTCTCATCTGCTGATGTAAAGTTGAAGAGTCACCAGTCAGGCATTAAGGGAGGATCCATCACTTTTCCTGATCCTTTGGAGAATGGACTTCTTATATTTCAAGGAAGTAGCATTGCTGAagtgaaggacaaaaaaatagatatattgGAGGAAACTTACAAGGACAGACTTTTATGGAACAACAAAACTGGTCTTTTCACAATCAGAGGACTAAAGCGGAATGACTCTGGTGTTTATAGTATTGACCCTAAAAAAGGAATTAGTTCCAAAAGAAGTCATAAACTCACTGTATATG AGTCTGTAGCAGCTCCTGCAGTGGAAGCTGTGAACGTGAGCGCAGAGAGCTGCTCCTTTCTGTGTTTGGTGAATAAGACTGAAGAGACGACTCTGCTGTGGTACAAAGACGAGGAAATAATCAACCAGAGCAGCTCTGCTCTCTCACTGCCTCTCACTGTACACAGACATGATGACACATCATCTTATAGATGTGTGGCAGCCAACCCTGCTGAAAATAAGACTCTTCATGTCGATGTTAGGAACATCTGTGTGGGACTTAACTCAGGCAGCAAGAGTGACCCCAACACTGGACGCT ATATGATCATAATTCCTATCGTGTTGGCCGTGATTGTTGTACTTGTTGCCCTGTTCATCAGATGGTTTGTCCTCAAACACAAGAAGTCAACCATAGAAACACAAG TGAATAGAGACTCTGACGTGGTGTACTCAGATGTCCATATAAACGCAGACAGATGCAGCCAG GGAAGAAATTTACCAGACTCAACAGAACCCGATGAACACCTCGGCTTAAGATCGGTGTACTACAAGCTGGGGCAGCATCCCCTGTCTCCTCCTGAAACAGATGATCATGTTTATGACCAAACAACAAACTTCCCACATGCATGA
- the LOC110001301 gene encoding uncharacterized protein isoform X1 — protein sequence MCVYASFSSTMVQWQLFSTDHLMNSQFGRPFPRHGLQLLFWFAKDCVICELVQCVVIMKLVSDCHPEKGCFGFHLFGNVEELLPVLDRRRKHKKQVAYYEVGNLNTETYPASEDLPAYVTQNYGINGDYNTDRIIIGYQVRSRVVETIYITKHNGDFSGSFSPDDTYEISSELIQALQCPHMDLPSFLTQMGFYQDIPVVKYCDADVIHEQTEQLFDIFDTFAGFKETTQQSDAFGFFSEMSFSHEKRVHHNVNVPSHNNRPFSYSDVQHDGRTLKASKRPRAAWQSNVLSGLEKCYKGFDKEDEKKSRGGGISLVKILLGAGALLLAVRCVSWLRSCSQVNVHNRISLTPPSYRHEYLMLDYVY from the exons CACAGTTTGGTCGTCCTTTTCCTCGCCACGGCCTTCAGCTGCTGTTTTGGTTTGCCAAAGATTGTGTGATCTGTGAGCTTGTCCAATGTGTTGTAATAATGAAG CTGGTGTCTGATTGTCATCCAGAAAAAGGTTGCTTTGGCTTTCACCTGTTTGGTAATGTTGAGGAACTTCTTCCTGTTCTGGACCGACGCCGAAAGCACAAGAAACAG GTTGCATACTATGAAGTTGGCAACCTGAACACAGAAACCTACCCAGCATCTGAAGACCTCCCAGCATATGTGACGCAAAATTATGGGATCAATGGCGATTACAACACAGACCGCATCATCATCGGTTACCAGGTGAGGAGCAGGGTGGTGGAGACGATCTACATCACCAAACACAACGGAGATTTCTCCGGGAGCTTCAGTCCTGATGACACCTATGAAATCAGCTCCGAACTCATCCAAGCCCTGCAGTGCCCGCACATGGATCTCCCCTCTTTTCTCACCCAGATGGGCTTCTATCAAGATATTCCGGTGGTGAAGTATTGTGATGCAGATGTGATACATGAACAGACCGAGCAATTGTTTGACATTTTCGACACCTTCGCTGgctttaaagaaacaacacagcaaAGTGATGCTTTTGGGTTCTTCTCGGAAATGTCATTCAGCCATGAAAAAAGGGTGCACCACAATGTCAATGTGCCATCACACAACAACAGACCTTTTAGTTACAGTGATGTGCAACATGACGGCAGGACACTTAAAGCAAGCAAGAGACCAAGAGCTGCGTGGCAAAGTAATGTCCTGTCTGGTTTGGAGAAGTGTTATAAAG GTTTTGATAAAGAAGACGAGAAAAAGAGCAGAGGTGGTGGCATCAGCCTGGTTAAGATCCTCCTCGGTGCTGGAGCGCTCCTGCTGGCCGTCAGATGTGTCAGCTGGCTGAGGAGCTGCTCTCAGGTGAACGTCCACAACAGGATATCTTTGACACCTCCTAGTTATCGacatgaatatttaatgttgGATTATGTGTACTAG
- the LOC110001296 gene encoding T-lymphocyte surface antigen Ly-9-like isoform X1 — protein sequence MELQMTIIFIFFLIVSSADVKLKSHQSGIKGGSITFPDPLENGLLIFQGSSIAEVKDKKIDILEETYKDRLLWNNKTGLFTIRGLKRNDSGVYSIDPKKGISSKRSHKLTVYESVAAPAVEAVNVSAESCSFLCLVNKTEETTLLWYKDEEIINQSSSALSLPLTVHRHDDTSSYRCVAANPAENKTLHVDVRNICVGLNSGSKSDPNTGRYMIIIPIVLAVIVVLVALFIRWFVLKHKKSTIETQVNRDSDVVYSDVHINADRCSQGRNLPDSTEPDEHLGLRSVYYKLGQHPLSPPETDDHVYDQTTNFPHA from the exons TGATCGTCTCATCTGCTGATGTAAAGTTGAAGAGTCACCAGTCAGGCATTAAGGGAGGATCCATCACTTTTCCTGATCCTTTGGAGAATGGACTTCTTATATTTCAAGGAAGTAGCATTGCTGAagtgaaggacaaaaaaatagatatattgGAGGAAACTTACAAGGACAGACTTTTATGGAACAACAAAACTGGTCTTTTCACAATCAGAGGACTAAAGCGGAATGACTCTGGTGTTTATAGTATTGACCCTAAAAAAGGAATTAGTTCCAAAAGAAGTCATAAACTCACTGTATATG AGTCTGTAGCAGCTCCTGCAGTGGAAGCTGTGAACGTGAGCGCAGAGAGCTGCTCCTTTCTGTGTTTGGTGAATAAGACTGAAGAGACGACTCTGCTGTGGTACAAAGACGAGGAAATAATCAACCAGAGCAGCTCTGCTCTCTCACTGCCTCTCACTGTACACAGACATGATGACACATCATCTTATAGATGTGTGGCAGCCAACCCTGCTGAAAATAAGACTCTTCATGTCGATGTTAGGAACATCTGTGTGGGACTTAACTCAGGCAGCAAGAGTGACCCCAACACTGGACGCT ATATGATCATAATTCCTATCGTGTTGGCCGTGATTGTTGTACTTGTTGCCCTGTTCATCAGATGGTTTGTCCTCAAACACAAGAAGTCAACCATAGAAACACAAG TGAATAGAGACTCTGACGTGGTGTACTCAGATGTCCATATAAACGCAGACAGATGCAGCCAG GGAAGAAATTTACCAGACTCAACAGAACCCGATGAACACCTCGGCTTAAGATCGGTGTACTACAAGCTGGGGCAGCATCCCCTGTCTCCTCCTGAAACAGATGATCATGTTTATGACCAAACAACAAACTTCCCACATGCATGA
- the LOC110001301 gene encoding uncharacterized protein isoform X2 translates to MVQWQLFSTDHLMNSQFGRPFPRHGLQLLFWFAKDCVICELVQCVVIMKLVSDCHPEKGCFGFHLFGNVEELLPVLDRRRKHKKQVAYYEVGNLNTETYPASEDLPAYVTQNYGINGDYNTDRIIIGYQVRSRVVETIYITKHNGDFSGSFSPDDTYEISSELIQALQCPHMDLPSFLTQMGFYQDIPVVKYCDADVIHEQTEQLFDIFDTFAGFKETTQQSDAFGFFSEMSFSHEKRVHHNVNVPSHNNRPFSYSDVQHDGRTLKASKRPRAAWQSNVLSGLEKCYKGFDKEDEKKSRGGGISLVKILLGAGALLLAVRCVSWLRSCSQVNVHNRISLTPPSYRHEYLMLDYVY, encoded by the exons CACAGTTTGGTCGTCCTTTTCCTCGCCACGGCCTTCAGCTGCTGTTTTGGTTTGCCAAAGATTGTGTGATCTGTGAGCTTGTCCAATGTGTTGTAATAATGAAG CTGGTGTCTGATTGTCATCCAGAAAAAGGTTGCTTTGGCTTTCACCTGTTTGGTAATGTTGAGGAACTTCTTCCTGTTCTGGACCGACGCCGAAAGCACAAGAAACAG GTTGCATACTATGAAGTTGGCAACCTGAACACAGAAACCTACCCAGCATCTGAAGACCTCCCAGCATATGTGACGCAAAATTATGGGATCAATGGCGATTACAACACAGACCGCATCATCATCGGTTACCAGGTGAGGAGCAGGGTGGTGGAGACGATCTACATCACCAAACACAACGGAGATTTCTCCGGGAGCTTCAGTCCTGATGACACCTATGAAATCAGCTCCGAACTCATCCAAGCCCTGCAGTGCCCGCACATGGATCTCCCCTCTTTTCTCACCCAGATGGGCTTCTATCAAGATATTCCGGTGGTGAAGTATTGTGATGCAGATGTGATACATGAACAGACCGAGCAATTGTTTGACATTTTCGACACCTTCGCTGgctttaaagaaacaacacagcaaAGTGATGCTTTTGGGTTCTTCTCGGAAATGTCATTCAGCCATGAAAAAAGGGTGCACCACAATGTCAATGTGCCATCACACAACAACAGACCTTTTAGTTACAGTGATGTGCAACATGACGGCAGGACACTTAAAGCAAGCAAGAGACCAAGAGCTGCGTGGCAAAGTAATGTCCTGTCTGGTTTGGAGAAGTGTTATAAAG GTTTTGATAAAGAAGACGAGAAAAAGAGCAGAGGTGGTGGCATCAGCCTGGTTAAGATCCTCCTCGGTGCTGGAGCGCTCCTGCTGGCCGTCAGATGTGTCAGCTGGCTGAGGAGCTGCTCTCAGGTGAACGTCCACAACAGGATATCTTTGACACCTCCTAGTTATCGacatgaatatttaatgttgGATTATGTGTACTAG
- the LOC110001301 gene encoding CD209 antigen-like protein E isoform X3: MESEEQIYINIEELKGDKRYRPEETGTKPVRTDAVAGKQTETWPLFKVSTVCLGLLCFLLLTTAIIISILYKKDFNQLSRDLANHTAENHRLLVQYQNLTDERDKLQTSLTVGKCPDGWRRFGCSCYFFSTSVSTWSRSKQMCQLHGADLVIINSQSEMVRISFQKCVLLYWTFEVFIIFFPHFKMFLNNVSAHSKFWIGMDGTSSSYSNWRGADGSSLKTTYWQDGHPQISHMRYSPSNQICAAFNSFAVGSFVRNIKSWTSESCNLFLRSVCKKEADMSLTSW; the protein is encoded by the exons ATGGAGTCAGAAGAACAGATTTATATCAACATAGAGGAGCTGAAGGGAGACAAACGCTACAGACCAGAGGAAACTG GAACCAAGCCCGTGAGAACTGATGCTGTGGCtggaaaacaaactgaaacttggccactttttaaagtttctacGGTTTGTCTGGGCctgctgtgtttcctccttctgACCACGGCCATCATAATCAGCATTCTCT ATAAAAAAGACTTTAATCAGCTGTCCAGAGACCTGGCCAATCACACAGCAGAGAATCACCGGCTCCTGGTCCAGTACCAGAACCTGACTGATGAAAGAGACAAGTTACAAACCAGTTTGACTGTTG GTAAGTGCCCTGATGGATGGAGGAGATTTGGTTGCAGTTGTTACTTCTTTTCAACATCAGTTAGCACATGGTCTCGCAGTAAACAGATGTGTCAACTCCACGGAGCAGACCTGGTGATCATAAACAGCCAGAGCGAGATGGTGAGGATCTCTTTCCAGAAATGTGTATTGTTGTATTGGACTTTTGAagtgttcattattttttttccccactttaagATGTTTCTGAATAATGTTAGCGCTCATTCAAAGTTTTGGATCGGTATGGATGGTACGTCATCCAGCTATAGTAACTGGAGGGGGGCTGATGGATCATCACTTAAAACTAC GTACTGGCAAGATGGACATCCTCAAATAAGCCACATGAGATATTCGCCTTCCAATCAGATTTGTGCAGCTTTTAACAGCTTTGCAGTTGGTTCGTTTGTGAGGAATATTAAGTCATGGACTAGTGAGTCCTGTAACCTATTCCTACGGTCAGTTTGTAAGAAAGAGGCTGACATGTCCCTAACGTCCTGGTAA
- the LOC110001301 gene encoding CD209 antigen-like protein E isoform X4: MESEEQIYINIEELKGDKRYRPEETGTKPVRTDAVAGKQTETWPLFKVSTVCLGLLCFLLLTTAIIISILYKKDFNQLSRDLANHTAENHRLLVQYQNLTDERDKLQTSLTVGKCPDGWRRFGCSCYFFSTSVSTWSRSKQMCQLHGADLVIINSQSEMMFLNNVSAHSKFWIGMDGTSSSYSNWRGADGSSLKTTYWQDGHPQISHMRYSPSNQICAAFNSFAVGSFVRNIKSWTSESCNLFLRSVCKKEADMSLTSW, encoded by the exons ATGGAGTCAGAAGAACAGATTTATATCAACATAGAGGAGCTGAAGGGAGACAAACGCTACAGACCAGAGGAAACTG GAACCAAGCCCGTGAGAACTGATGCTGTGGCtggaaaacaaactgaaacttggccactttttaaagtttctacGGTTTGTCTGGGCctgctgtgtttcctccttctgACCACGGCCATCATAATCAGCATTCTCT ATAAAAAAGACTTTAATCAGCTGTCCAGAGACCTGGCCAATCACACAGCAGAGAATCACCGGCTCCTGGTCCAGTACCAGAACCTGACTGATGAAAGAGACAAGTTACAAACCAGTTTGACTGTTG GTAAGTGCCCTGATGGATGGAGGAGATTTGGTTGCAGTTGTTACTTCTTTTCAACATCAGTTAGCACATGGTCTCGCAGTAAACAGATGTGTCAACTCCACGGAGCAGACCTGGTGATCATAAACAGCCAGAGCGAGATG ATGTTTCTGAATAATGTTAGCGCTCATTCAAAGTTTTGGATCGGTATGGATGGTACGTCATCCAGCTATAGTAACTGGAGGGGGGCTGATGGATCATCACTTAAAACTAC GTACTGGCAAGATGGACATCCTCAAATAAGCCACATGAGATATTCGCCTTCCAATCAGATTTGTGCAGCTTTTAACAGCTTTGCAGTTGGTTCGTTTGTGAGGAATATTAAGTCATGGACTAGTGAGTCCTGTAACCTATTCCTACGGTCAGTTTGTAAGAAAGAGGCTGACATGTCCCTAACGTCCTGGTAA